A genomic segment from Geitlerinema sp. PCC 7407 encodes:
- the glmU gene encoding bifunctional UDP-N-acetylglucosamine diphosphorylase/glucosamine-1-phosphate N-acetyltransferase GlmU: MVAVAVLAAGRGTRMKSNLPKVLHSLGGRSLVEWVLNSASAVEPTHRLVIVGYRSDMVRTSLQSLPDVEFVEQAEQLGTGHAIQQLLGPLEGFEGDLLVLNGDVPLLRPQTLQTLLKTHQDHGNAATILTAQLPDPRGYGRVFCNGQNQLKQIVEDRDCTPAQKQNRRINAGIYCFRWADLARVLPQLKADNDQQEYYLTDAVNYLSPVMAVDAEDYQEILGINDRKQLAAAYEVMQTRIKDYWMATGVTLIDPDSITIDDTVQLEPDVIIEPQTHLRGQTVVRAGSRIGPGSLVENSELAEGVTVLYSVVSDSTVGAGTRVGPYAHLRGHSSLGQGCRIGNFVELKKATLGDRTNAAHLSYLGDATLGDRVNIGAGTITANYDGVNKHRTVIGDRTKTGSNSVLVAPVTLGEDVTVAAGSVVTKDVPSDALVVARAKQIVKSGWRLKGAKAAGVEDPGSEANPANPA; encoded by the coding sequence ATGGTTGCAGTCGCGGTTTTGGCAGCGGGTCGCGGCACCCGCATGAAATCTAATCTTCCCAAGGTGCTCCATTCGCTCGGTGGGCGATCGCTGGTGGAGTGGGTTCTCAATAGCGCCTCGGCTGTGGAGCCAACCCACCGCCTGGTGATTGTGGGTTATCGGTCTGACATGGTGCGCACCTCGCTTCAGTCGCTGCCCGACGTGGAGTTTGTGGAGCAGGCAGAGCAGCTAGGCACCGGACACGCTATTCAGCAGCTGCTGGGGCCTCTCGAAGGTTTTGAGGGTGATTTGCTGGTTCTCAATGGAGATGTGCCGCTTCTGCGTCCTCAGACTCTGCAAACGCTGCTCAAGACCCACCAAGATCACGGCAATGCAGCCACGATTTTGACGGCCCAGCTGCCTGATCCTCGCGGCTATGGCCGGGTGTTCTGCAATGGCCAAAATCAGCTCAAGCAAATTGTCGAGGATCGAGACTGCACGCCTGCCCAAAAGCAAAATCGCCGCATCAACGCGGGCATCTATTGCTTCCGGTGGGCCGATCTGGCTCGGGTGCTACCTCAGCTCAAGGCAGACAACGATCAGCAAGAGTACTACCTGACAGACGCGGTGAACTATCTGTCGCCGGTGATGGCGGTGGATGCGGAGGACTACCAAGAAATTCTGGGCATCAATGACCGCAAGCAGCTAGCGGCGGCCTATGAGGTGATGCAAACCCGAATCAAAGATTACTGGATGGCTACGGGGGTGACGCTGATCGACCCCGACAGCATCACGATCGACGACACGGTGCAGCTAGAGCCGGATGTGATCATCGAGCCCCAGACCCACCTGCGCGGCCAGACGGTGGTGCGAGCGGGTAGCCGGATTGGGCCGGGGAGCCTAGTCGAAAATAGCGAACTGGCAGAAGGGGTGACGGTGCTGTACTCCGTGGTGAGTGACAGCACGGTGGGCGCGGGCACTCGGGTTGGCCCCTATGCACACCTGCGCGGCCATTCTTCTCTGGGGCAGGGCTGCCGAATCGGCAACTTTGTGGAGCTAAAGAAGGCGACTCTGGGCGATCGCACCAATGCGGCTCACCTGTCGTACCTGGGCGATGCGACCCTGGGCGATCGCGTGAACATTGGCGCTGGGACGATCACGGCGAACTATGACGGGGTGAACAAGCACCGGACGGTGATCGGCGATCGCACCAAAACCGGCTCCAACAGCGTGCTTGTGGCTCCGGTGACCCTGGGTGAAGACGTGACGGTGGCCGCTGGCTCGGTTGTCACCAAGGATGTGCCCAGCGATGCGCTGGTGGTGGCGCGGGCCAAGCAGATTGTGAAGTCCGGTTGGCGACTGAAGGGTGCCAAGGCCGCTGGCGTCGAGGACCCAGGATCGGAGGCGAACCCCGCTAATCCAGCCTGA
- a CDS encoding two-component system response regulator, which translates to MRFSQVSHLDPERPKVLVVDDHPSSRMTAVALLSVEGYDVLEADSGPAALLSVEKHNPDLILLDVMMPGMDGFEVCRQLKQDEKTRLIPIVFVTALNDRRARLKGIDVGGDDFLTKPFDQLELSARVKSLVRQKRLNEDLEHVEQVLFSIAQIVESRDPNTGDHCERLCGLGQSFGRYLNLSRAEIRDLTWAGYLHDIGKVGVPDDVLLKRGKLTPEEWVVMKQHVLIGERICLPMRTMKGVVPIIRHHHERWDGSGYPDGLSGNEIPRLAQIFQVLDIFDALTSERPYKKAFSFEEAIAILEEETHKGWRNPELVRQFSEFIQRAHQEGATFPQDDSFRRPDSMAVPR; encoded by the coding sequence GTGAGGTTTTCTCAAGTGAGCCACCTCGATCCTGAACGTCCTAAGGTCTTGGTTGTTGACGATCATCCTTCTAGCCGCATGACTGCCGTGGCGTTGCTCTCGGTGGAGGGATATGACGTTTTGGAAGCAGACAGTGGACCTGCGGCCTTATTGAGCGTTGAGAAGCACAATCCAGATTTGATCTTGCTGGATGTGATGATGCCCGGTATGGATGGTTTTGAGGTGTGCCGGCAGCTCAAGCAAGACGAAAAAACGCGCCTCATTCCCATTGTGTTTGTGACCGCTCTCAATGATCGGCGGGCTCGCCTCAAGGGCATTGATGTTGGCGGAGACGACTTTCTGACCAAGCCCTTTGATCAGCTGGAGCTGTCGGCGCGGGTCAAGTCGTTGGTCCGCCAAAAGCGCCTCAACGAAGATCTCGAGCACGTTGAGCAGGTTTTGTTCTCCATCGCGCAGATTGTGGAGAGCCGGGACCCCAACACCGGGGATCACTGTGAGCGGCTGTGCGGCTTGGGTCAGTCCTTTGGGCGCTATCTCAACCTTTCTCGGGCCGAGATCCGCGACCTGACGTGGGCGGGCTATCTCCACGACATTGGGAAGGTGGGGGTGCCCGATGATGTGCTGCTCAAGCGCGGCAAGCTCACGCCCGAAGAGTGGGTGGTGATGAAGCAGCATGTGCTGATTGGTGAACGAATTTGTTTGCCGATGCGCACGATGAAGGGGGTTGTGCCGATTATTCGGCATCACCATGAGCGCTGGGACGGGTCAGGCTACCCCGATGGCTTATCGGGAAATGAGATTCCGCGGTTGGCCCAAATTTTCCAGGTGCTCGATATTTTTGATGCTTTGACCAGTGAGCGCCCTTACAAGAAGGCGTTTTCCTTTGAGGAGGCGATCGCCATTTTGGAGGAGGAAACCCACAAAGGCTGGCGCAATCCTGAGCTGGTGCGGCAGTTCTCGGAGTTTATCCAGCGGGCTCACCAAGAGGGTGCAACCTTTCCTCAGGACGATAGCTTCAGGCGGCCTGACTCGATGGCGGTGCCTCGCTAG
- a CDS encoding serine hydrolase — MKEAPPALSLPNGGGSLPVRSGGRSPKPPSASPRSDLRRLLLGRSAVRKGAPAAAMPRPSQPSAGARADASQARLEELRSRRRRSRRRSPKAIPTAPGSKTVYLRPRPADPPAPILVLPKKVSPLLYIMRLLILGVGIGVIAGTLLSVWDPATRSLAETPQESSPAQKRSLRWFGLGPKEAATAQAEESKEPAPPALKLGAEIAPLKAEIQTIASQNTQLSPAVLVVDLDSDAHVDINAAVPLPAASTIKIPILVAFFQDVDAGKIRLDEQLTMRQELVASGSGEMQYQPPGTQFTALETATKMITVSDNTATNMLIERLGGMASLNQRFQAWGLPATALRNPLPDLEGTNTTSPHDLVQVMALVNRGDLMSQRSRDRLLSIMHDTVNDSLLPQGLGEGAIIAHKTGDIGSLLADAGLVDMPSGKRYLIAVMVKRPHNADAAYELIQQISKATYQALSKPAQPQPSTGGVPATQPATATQADATITARKAR; from the coding sequence ATGAAAGAAGCCCCTCCTGCGCTGTCGCTGCCCAATGGCGGAGGCTCCCTTCCGGTGCGCTCTGGCGGGCGATCGCCCAAACCACCGTCCGCTTCGCCGAGAAGCGACCTGCGTCGCCTGCTGCTCGGTCGCTCGGCGGTTCGCAAGGGCGCGCCAGCGGCTGCAATGCCTCGCCCCTCCCAGCCCTCGGCTGGAGCCCGTGCCGACGCCAGCCAAGCTCGCCTCGAAGAGCTGCGATCGCGCCGACGCCGTTCCCGGCGGCGATCGCCCAAAGCCATTCCCACGGCTCCCGGCAGCAAAACGGTCTACCTGCGGCCTCGCCCCGCTGACCCGCCCGCACCCATTTTGGTGTTGCCCAAGAAGGTTTCGCCGCTGCTCTACATTATGCGGCTGCTAATTTTGGGCGTTGGCATTGGGGTGATTGCCGGAACGCTGCTGTCAGTGTGGGATCCGGCGACCCGTTCCCTGGCCGAGACGCCTCAGGAATCCTCACCGGCCCAAAAGCGATCGCTCCGCTGGTTTGGTCTAGGCCCGAAAGAAGCCGCGACCGCCCAAGCAGAGGAGTCCAAGGAACCAGCGCCCCCCGCGCTCAAGCTGGGCGCAGAGATCGCGCCCCTCAAAGCCGAAATTCAGACGATCGCCAGCCAAAACACGCAGCTTAGCCCTGCGGTCTTGGTTGTCGACCTGGATTCTGACGCCCATGTCGATATCAATGCTGCGGTGCCCCTGCCCGCTGCCAGCACCATCAAAATCCCGATTTTGGTGGCGTTCTTTCAGGACGTGGATGCGGGCAAGATTCGCCTCGATGAACAGCTCACTATGCGGCAGGAGCTCGTGGCCTCAGGCTCCGGCGAGATGCAGTATCAGCCGCCTGGAACCCAGTTCACGGCTCTAGAGACGGCGACCAAAATGATCACCGTCAGCGACAACACCGCGACCAATATGCTGATCGAGCGCCTCGGCGGCATGGCGTCTCTCAATCAGCGCTTCCAGGCCTGGGGGCTACCGGCTACGGCTCTGCGCAACCCGCTGCCGGACCTCGAAGGCACCAACACCACCAGCCCCCACGATTTGGTGCAGGTCATGGCCTTGGTGAACCGGGGAGACCTCATGTCTCAGCGATCGCGCGATCGCCTCTTGAGCATCATGCACGACACCGTCAACGATAGCCTCTTGCCCCAGGGCCTCGGCGAAGGCGCGATCATTGCCCACAAAACCGGCGACATCGGCTCTCTGTTGGCCGATGCGGGCCTGGTCGACATGCCCAGCGGCAAGCGCTATCTGATTGCAGTGATGGTCAAGCGCCCCCACAACGCCGACGCAGCCTACGAGCTGATTCAGCAGATCTCCAAAGCGACCTACCAAGCCCTGAGCAAGCCGGCTCAGCCCCAGCCGTCGACAGGCGGCGTCCCGGCCACTCAGCCCGCCACGGCCACCCAGGCGGACGCCACCATCACGGCCCGCAAGGCTCGCTAA
- the dapF gene encoding diaminopimelate epimerase, with amino-acid sequence MAIEFVKYHGLGNDFILIDNRASSEPLITPEEAIAWCDRHFGIGADGVIFALPGQDGTDYTMRIFNSDGSEPEMCGNGIRCLARFLAELEGITDQTRRYRIHTLAGVIAPELQADGQIKVDMGEPQLLAGQIPTTLASSDEKVVDQPLEVAGETWQVTCVSMGNPHCITFVEDVAAVALESIGPKFEHHAVFPQRTNTEFIQVVRPDYLKMRVWERGAGITLACGTGACASLVAAVLTQRSDRRATVELPGGPLLIEWSAEDNRLYMTGPAERVFAGVR; translated from the coding sequence ATGGCCATCGAGTTTGTGAAGTACCACGGTCTGGGGAACGACTTTATCTTGATTGACAATCGCGCCAGCAGCGAGCCGCTGATCACGCCAGAGGAGGCCATCGCATGGTGCGATCGCCACTTTGGCATCGGCGCAGACGGCGTGATTTTTGCCCTCCCCGGCCAGGACGGCACCGACTACACCATGCGGATCTTCAACTCCGACGGCTCCGAGCCGGAGATGTGCGGCAATGGCATTCGCTGTCTGGCCCGCTTTTTGGCCGAACTAGAAGGCATCACAGATCAAACGCGGCGCTACCGGATTCACACCCTAGCTGGGGTGATCGCTCCCGAGCTGCAAGCCGATGGCCAAATCAAGGTCGACATGGGCGAACCCCAGCTGCTCGCCGGCCAAATCCCGACCACGCTGGCCAGCAGCGACGAGAAAGTCGTCGACCAACCCCTGGAGGTCGCTGGCGAAACCTGGCAAGTCACCTGCGTCAGCATGGGCAACCCCCACTGCATTACCTTCGTTGAGGATGTGGCGGCGGTAGCCCTAGAGAGCATCGGCCCGAAATTTGAGCACCACGCTGTTTTCCCCCAGCGCACCAACACCGAATTCATTCAGGTTGTGCGTCCCGACTACCTGAAAATGCGAGTGTGGGAGCGGGGAGCAGGCATCACCCTGGCCTGCGGCACGGGAGCTTGTGCGTCCCTGGTCGCAGCCGTGCTGACTCAGCGGAGCGATCGCCGCGCCACCGTGGAGCTACCGGGCGGGCCGCTGCTGATCGAGTGGTCCGCAGAAGACAACCGACTGTACATGACAGGGCCAGCGGAGCGCGTGTTTGCGGGCGTGCGCTAG
- a CDS encoding isoaspartyl peptidase/L-asparaginase codes for MQPKLIIHGGAGSSLKSKGGIQAVRQDLHGIVQDVYDRLAAGASATEAVILGCQLLEDNPRFNAGTGSVLQSDGQIRMSASLMDGAAQRFSGVINVARVQHPIDLAAYLQQEQDHVLSDYGSAELARLLGCPVYDPATDLRLQEWLEERSGNFTREMAGVVAEGEPIASEAGRGTIGVVALDQEGRLAAGTSTGGKGFERMGRVSDSAMPAGNYANPQAGISCTGIGEDIIDECLAAKIVIRVTDGLSLAQAFERSLTEAQQNQRDLGAIGLDRTGAIAWGKTSEILLAAYHTGARIDDTLEWVNQGLVGTA; via the coding sequence GTGCAGCCCAAACTCATCATTCACGGCGGAGCCGGTAGCTCCCTCAAAAGCAAAGGCGGCATTCAGGCCGTCCGCCAAGACCTTCATGGGATCGTCCAAGACGTCTACGATCGGCTCGCCGCTGGCGCCAGCGCCACCGAGGCCGTCATCCTGGGCTGCCAGCTGCTCGAAGACAATCCCCGCTTCAACGCGGGGACCGGCTCGGTGCTTCAGTCTGACGGTCAGATTCGCATGAGCGCCTCGCTGATGGACGGCGCGGCCCAGCGCTTTAGCGGCGTGATCAACGTGGCGCGGGTCCAGCACCCGATCGACCTAGCAGCATACCTCCAGCAAGAACAGGACCACGTCTTGTCCGACTACGGATCTGCCGAGCTAGCGCGGCTGCTGGGCTGTCCGGTCTACGACCCGGCAACAGACCTGCGTCTCCAGGAATGGCTGGAGGAGCGCAGCGGCAACTTCACCCGCGAGATGGCGGGGGTGGTCGCCGAGGGCGAGCCGATCGCGAGCGAGGCAGGTCGCGGGACGATCGGGGTAGTCGCCCTCGATCAAGAAGGTCGACTCGCAGCGGGTACCTCCACCGGCGGCAAGGGCTTCGAGCGGATGGGCCGGGTCAGCGACTCGGCGATGCCCGCAGGCAACTACGCCAACCCCCAGGCGGGCATTAGCTGCACGGGGATTGGCGAAGACATCATTGACGAGTGCCTGGCCGCCAAGATTGTGATTCGGGTGACGGATGGCCTCTCGCTGGCCCAAGCCTTTGAGCGATCGCTCACCGAGGCGCAGCAAAATCAGCGAGATCTGGGGGCCATTGGTCTGGACCGGACCGGGGCGATCGCCTGGGGCAAGACCAGCGAAATCTTGCTGGCGGCCTACCACACGGGCGCTCGGATCGACGACACCCTCGAGTGGGTGAACCAGGGCCTCGTCGGCACTGCCTGA
- a CDS encoding DUF2256 domain-containing protein, with protein sequence MGRDRSKPRSKSDLPTKICPVCDRPFSWRKKWEDCWDEVKYCSERCRRRRSSAQSSSD encoded by the coding sequence ATGGGACGCGATCGCTCTAAACCCCGCTCAAAATCAGACCTTCCCACCAAGATTTGCCCCGTGTGCGATCGCCCCTTTAGCTGGCGCAAAAAATGGGAAGATTGCTGGGACGAGGTGAAATACTGCTCTGAGCGCTGTCGTCGCCGCCGCTCTAGCGCCCAATCCTCCTCAGACTAG
- a CDS encoding tRNA (5-methylaminomethyl-2-thiouridine)(34)-methyltransferase MnmD, translating to MSISCSFLPEPTADGSFTFVSATFGEPFHNRHGARQEAEQKFAVPTQLAAKAEIGRLRLLDICYGLGYNTASALETIWRANPACQVEVIGLELEPEVPRAAIAHQLLQPWPDPIPACLTTLAQTGRFEGDRLQGRLIWGDARRSLLALDPQAFQADAIFLDPFSPPRCPQLWTTEFLTLVAQFLHPQGRLATYSCAAAVRTALQAAGLQIGSSPPFGRRWPGTVAAWPPADLPPLSPQEQEHLQTRAAIPYRDPTLQDDAEAIHQRRLQEQAESLLESTSRWRKRWAMIEDINSDRP from the coding sequence ATGTCCATATCTTGTTCGTTTTTGCCGGAGCCGACGGCCGATGGATCTTTTACCTTTGTTTCGGCGACTTTCGGAGAACCCTTTCACAATCGCCACGGGGCGCGCCAGGAAGCAGAGCAGAAGTTTGCGGTGCCGACCCAGCTAGCGGCCAAGGCCGAAATCGGCCGCTTGCGCCTGCTGGATATCTGCTACGGCCTTGGCTACAACACGGCGTCTGCCCTGGAGACGATCTGGCGGGCGAACCCCGCTTGCCAGGTGGAGGTGATCGGGCTGGAGCTCGAGCCAGAGGTGCCCCGAGCGGCGATCGCCCATCAGCTGCTCCAGCCGTGGCCGGACCCGATCCCGGCGTGCCTGACAACCCTGGCTCAAACTGGGCGCTTTGAGGGCGATCGCCTCCAGGGACGCCTGATCTGGGGAGATGCCCGGCGATCGCTCCTCGCCCTCGACCCCCAAGCATTCCAGGCTGACGCGATCTTTCTAGATCCCTTCTCGCCGCCCCGCTGCCCCCAGCTGTGGACCACTGAGTTTTTGACCCTCGTGGCTCAGTTCCTGCATCCCCAGGGCCGCCTCGCCACCTACTCCTGCGCGGCGGCTGTCCGCACGGCCCTCCAAGCTGCCGGACTACAGATCGGCTCTAGCCCGCCGTTTGGCCGCCGATGGCCCGGCACCGTCGCTGCCTGGCCCCCCGCAGACCTGCCGCCGCTCTCGCCCCAGGAGCAGGAGCACCTCCAAACTCGGGCCGCGATCCCCTACCGAGATCCCACCCTCCAAGATGATGCTGAAGCCATTCACCAGCGCCGTCTCCAAGAGCAAGCCGAAAGTTTACTTGAGTCAACTTCTCGCTGGCGCAAACGATGGGCGATGATAGAGGATATCAATAGCGATCGCCCCTAA
- a CDS encoding Hfq-related RNA-binding protein, translating into MTNDIQTGSPSIRQIQTLIRDKKEVELKLMTDDLLVGKLFWQDPDCLCLLDQYDQPILIWRQAIVYLKPRM; encoded by the coding sequence ATGACAAACGACATTCAAACCGGTAGCCCCAGCATTCGTCAGATCCAGACGCTGATCCGCGATAAGAAAGAAGTTGAGCTCAAGCTCATGACCGACGATCTGCTGGTAGGTAAGCTCTTTTGGCAAGATCCAGACTGCCTTTGCTTGCTCGATCAGTATGACCAGCCGATTTTGATCTGGCGGCAGGCCATCGTCTATCTCAAGCCCCGGATGTAG
- a CDS encoding RNA methyltransferase: MALTDIRIVLVEPAGPLNIGSIARVMKNMGLEQMVLVNPHCDPLGPEARQMAVHAGDLLEQARCVSTLPEALVDCQRAIATTARQRTLETPLEHPRTALPWLLAPEAAQPCPAALIFGPEDRGLSNDELNYAQRFVKIPSNPAYPSLNLAQSVAVCCYELSQAFLGLPEGSDRPQSVPVTPASVEPLAPLDALEGYFQQLESVLLAIGYLYPHTATSRMEKFRRLFYRAQLSASEVAMLRGILSQVMWAMQHPEQSTTRLPEQLGPEIF; the protein is encoded by the coding sequence ATGGCATTGACGGATATTCGCATTGTGTTGGTGGAGCCCGCGGGTCCTCTCAACATTGGCTCCATCGCGCGAGTGATGAAAAATATGGGACTCGAGCAGATGGTGCTCGTGAATCCCCACTGCGATCCCCTGGGGCCAGAGGCGCGGCAAATGGCGGTCCATGCCGGGGACTTGCTGGAGCAGGCGCGCTGCGTGTCGACTCTGCCGGAGGCCCTAGTGGACTGTCAGCGGGCGATCGCCACCACGGCGCGCCAGCGCACCCTTGAGACTCCCTTGGAGCATCCCCGCACCGCGCTGCCCTGGCTGCTGGCGCCAGAAGCGGCCCAGCCTTGCCCGGCGGCCCTGATCTTTGGCCCAGAGGACCGGGGCCTCAGCAACGACGAGCTGAACTATGCCCAGCGCTTTGTCAAAATCCCCAGCAACCCCGCCTATCCGTCCCTCAATTTGGCGCAGTCGGTGGCGGTGTGCTGCTACGAGCTGTCCCAGGCGTTTCTGGGATTGCCGGAGGGGAGCGATCGCCCCCAGTCTGTCCCCGTCACGCCTGCATCAGTGGAGCCCCTAGCGCCCCTCGACGCCCTCGAAGGGTATTTTCAGCAGCTGGAATCTGTGCTCTTAGCCATCGGATATCTCTATCCCCACACCGCCACCAGCCGTATGGAAAAATTTCGCCGGCTCTTTTATCGGGCGCAGCTTTCGGCCTCGGAAGTAGCCATGCTGCGGGGCATCCTGAGCCAAGTAATGTGGGCGATGCAGCATCCTGAGCAGAGCACGACGAGGCTGCCAGAGCAGCTCGGGCCAGAAATTTTTTGA
- a CDS encoding cation:proton antiporter produces the protein MQEDFRLIVDLVLVLAAAAGGGILAALLKQPVILGYLVAGMIVGPAGLGLIKELVQVETLAQFGVAFLLFALGVEFSLAEINKVKRISLGGGGLQILITIGGTAAIALGMGWVGSPAQGIFLGAILSLSSTAVVLKSLIERNETETVHGRVMLGILVVQDIALGLMLAVLPALDRPPEEIGIAVAWAFGQTAVFALGAFAFGKWMIPPMLRLLAGTESRELFLLGVVALCLGIALLTEQMGLSIEMGAFVAGLMISEVEYADQTLTYVEPLRDIFATLFFASIGMLIDPVFLWSNLELILGLVALTFVGKCLIIVPLVRLFRYPLRTALIAGVGLAQIGEFSFVLASEGQSLGLVSRRVYMLILGTTAVTLLLTPFVLRFLPQLFSWLETVPGLGRWLTEAEMPTAFSEEMPRQNHVVVCGYGRMGRNVVRLLRDHHYPVVVIDQSEAAIQQLREAGVPYVYGNAISQHVLEKAGVEEARGLAIALPDSMSTRLCLKRSLEFSPDLDVVVRANKDQDIELLYQLGAREVVQPEFEASLELSTHLLTGMGSVLPLVQQTMQQIRESHYLDLRPERSPSEVSRELRLNTEGMNSQWCDLPEGSPLEGMTLEEADLRRLTGVSVMAVRRSSGEEIDYPIEETRLLGGDRLLIVGTPAEFDAFSELAQGKTAIPEEGTCCQWMQMPEDSEAVGKTLRDLDFRRTHGVLIQAIRREGKFLRFPSGDNDLQAGDRLLLCGGRQELQSARQVLAHSPRAHPVSDEVFDPALPEPELELLPLDSRSDQIGAGPTSGA, from the coding sequence GTGCAAGAAGATTTTCGCCTCATTGTTGATCTCGTTTTGGTCCTCGCGGCAGCCGCCGGCGGGGGAATTTTAGCGGCCCTGCTCAAACAGCCCGTGATTTTGGGTTATCTGGTCGCAGGCATGATCGTTGGGCCTGCGGGCCTCGGCCTAATCAAAGAACTGGTGCAGGTAGAGACCCTCGCCCAATTTGGCGTGGCGTTCCTGCTCTTTGCCCTCGGGGTCGAGTTTTCGCTGGCCGAAATTAATAAGGTCAAGCGCATTAGTCTCGGCGGGGGCGGCCTGCAAATCCTGATCACCATCGGGGGCACAGCGGCGATCGCCCTGGGCATGGGCTGGGTCGGCTCACCGGCCCAGGGCATCTTTTTGGGCGCGATTTTGTCGCTGTCGTCTACTGCCGTCGTCCTCAAAAGCCTGATCGAGCGCAACGAGACGGAAACCGTCCATGGCCGCGTCATGCTGGGGATTTTGGTGGTGCAGGACATTGCCCTGGGCCTGATGCTGGCGGTGCTGCCAGCCCTCGATCGCCCGCCTGAGGAAATTGGAATCGCGGTGGCCTGGGCCTTTGGCCAGACAGCGGTCTTTGCCCTCGGGGCCTTTGCCTTTGGCAAATGGATGATTCCGCCCATGCTACGGCTGCTGGCAGGCACCGAAAGCCGGGAGCTCTTTCTACTGGGCGTCGTGGCGCTCTGCTTGGGCATTGCCCTGCTGACTGAGCAGATGGGGCTGTCCATCGAAATGGGGGCCTTCGTCGCGGGGCTGATGATTTCGGAGGTAGAGTATGCAGACCAGACTCTGACTTACGTGGAGCCGCTGCGGGACATCTTCGCCACGCTGTTTTTTGCCTCCATCGGCATGCTGATTGATCCGGTGTTTCTGTGGAGCAATCTGGAGCTGATTTTGGGGCTAGTGGCGCTGACCTTCGTTGGGAAGTGCCTGATTATTGTGCCGCTGGTGCGGCTGTTCCGGTATCCCCTCCGGACAGCGCTGATTGCAGGGGTCGGCTTGGCGCAGATTGGAGAATTTTCCTTTGTGCTGGCCAGCGAAGGGCAGAGCCTCGGGCTGGTGTCTCGGCGAGTGTACATGCTGATCTTGGGCACGACGGCGGTGACGCTGCTGCTGACGCCCTTTGTGCTGCGATTTTTGCCCCAGCTGTTTAGCTGGCTGGAGACTGTGCCGGGCCTGGGCCGATGGCTAACCGAGGCAGAGATGCCGACGGCCTTTTCAGAAGAGATGCCGCGCCAAAACCATGTGGTGGTGTGCGGCTACGGGCGCATGGGCCGCAACGTGGTCAGGCTACTGCGGGACCACCACTATCCGGTGGTGGTGATCGATCAGTCGGAGGCGGCCATCCAGCAGCTGCGGGAGGCGGGGGTGCCCTACGTCTACGGCAACGCGATTAGCCAGCATGTGCTGGAGAAGGCGGGCGTGGAGGAAGCGCGGGGCTTGGCGATCGCCCTTCCCGACTCCATGAGCACCCGCCTGTGCCTCAAGCGCTCCCTCGAATTTTCGCCAGACCTAGACGTGGTGGTGCGGGCCAACAAAGACCAGGACATCGAGCTGCTCTACCAGCTCGGCGCCCGCGAGGTGGTGCAGCCGGAGTTTGAGGCTAGCCTAGAGCTGTCGACTCACCTGCTGACGGGCATGGGGTCGGTGCTGCCGCTGGTGCAGCAGACCATGCAGCAAATTCGCGAGAGCCATTATTTGGACCTGCGGCCCGAGCGATCGCCCTCGGAGGTGTCCCGCGAGCTGCGCCTCAACACCGAGGGCATGAACAGCCAGTGGTGTGACCTGCCGGAAGGCTCTCCCCTCGAAGGCATGACCCTGGAGGAGGCCGATCTGCGCCGCTTGACGGGCGTCAGCGTGATGGCGGTTCGGCGGAGCAGCGGCGAAGAAATCGACTATCCGATCGAGGAAACGCGTCTCCTGGGAGGCGATCGCCTGCTGATTGTCGGCACCCCGGCAGAGTTCGACGCTTTTAGCGAACTGGCCCAGGGCAAAACCGCCATTCCCGAGGAGGGCACCTGCTGCCAGTGGATGCAGATGCCAGAAGACAGCGAGGCAGTCGGCAAAACGCTGCGAGATCTGGATTTTCGGCGCACCCACGGCGTCTTGATCCAGGCGATCCGGCGAGAAGGCAAGTTCCTGCGCTTCCCCAGCGGCGACAATGACCTGCAAGCAGGCGATCGCCTTCTGCTGTGTGGCGGCCGCCAAGAGCTCCAAAGCGCCCGTCAGGTGCTGGCCCACAGTCCTCGGGCTCATCCTGTATCTGACGAAGTCTTTGACCCCGCGCTTCCAGAGCCGGAGCTAGAACTTTTGCCCCTAGACAGCCGCAGCGACCAAATCGGCGCAGGGCCTACATCCGGGGCTTGA